A part of Aspergillus flavus chromosome 5, complete sequence genomic DNA contains:
- a CDS encoding putative SNF7 family protein translates to MVRKDPIFEARTNVKLHSNRLKKEAARAESTFKSEKAKADKAMKSREFQIARIHAASAVREKRRQVTLKEEAARADVIINELKAAQSTRDTSRTLALASRGLDAASKSVNLEALVSHANNFLARSEDFKIASSAIEDVAQGVSMREYGAEGEADVDRLMEQLADDAGVDLRMALDADAAPKEDVKNQKEAETDLEDGLGARLRALRAAS, encoded by the exons ATGGTTCGGAAGGATCCAATCTTTGAGGCACGTACTAATGTCAAG TTACACTCCAACCGGCTCAAAAAAGAGGCCGCTCGCGCTGAATCGACTTTCAAGTCCGAGAAGGCAAAAGCAGATAAGGCCATGAAAAGTCGCGAGTTCCAAATCGCCCGCATCCACGCTGCCTCTGCAGTACGCGAGAAACGAAGACAGGTGACCCTCAAAGAGGAAGCAGCCCGGGCAGATGTTATTATCAACGAGCTCAAGGCGGCGCAAAGTACTCGTGATACGTCTCGCACTTTAGCCCTGGCATCTCGGGGCTTGGATGCTGCGTCTAAGAGTGTGAACCTTGAGGCGTTGGTCTCCCATGCGAACAACTTTTTAGCACGTTCTGAGGATTTCAAAATCGCTAGTAGTGCAATCGAGGATGTTGCACAAGGTGTCTCAATGCGAGAATACGGTGCTGAGGGTGAAGCCGACGTTGACCGCCTTATGGAGCAGCTTGCAGATGATGCGGGTGTGGACCTACGTATGGCTCTGGATGCGGACGCAGCCCCCAAAGAGGACGTCAAGAATCAGAAAGAAGCCGAGACAGACCTCGAGGATGGCTTGGGCGCCAGACTACGAGCTTTAAGGGCTGCAAGCTGA